Proteins from a single region of Pyrus communis chromosome 6, drPyrComm1.1, whole genome shotgun sequence:
- the LOC137737814 gene encoding uncharacterized protein — translation MAKRWWTSGAAVAIIGTGRELSKHYGLDKDALLKVFSELSDRLGVWAIPLYVAIHTLTLALCLPYAVFFEAAASMLFGFFPAILCVFAAKLLGASLSFWIGRLIFKSSSSAMDWVQKNKYFNVLSRGVERDGWRFVLLARFSPMPSYIINYALAATKVRFVVDFLLPTVIGCMPMILQNTSIGSLAGAAVSSASGSQKSQIWSYLFPLLGIVSSILISLRIKKYSTENLVAKSSPSHDSSNIVSSNDKDLKKGQ, via the exons atggCGAAGAGGTGGTGGACAAGCGGAGCTGCGGTGGCGATAATCGGAACAGGGAGGGAGCTGAGCAAGCACTACGGGTTGGACAAGGACGCTTTGCTCAAGGTGTTTTCCGAATTGTCCGATCGGCTGGGAGTATGGGCGATCCCACTGTACGTTGCGATCCACACTCTCACTCTCGCTCTCTGCCTACCCTACGCCGTCTTCTTCGAGGCCGCCGCTTCTATGCTCTTCGGCTTCTTCCCGGCTATCCTCTGCGTCTTTGCCGCCAAGCTGCTCGGCGCTTCCCTCTCGTTCTGGATTGGCAG GTTAATATTCAAGAGCTCAAGTTCAGCAATGGACTGGGTCCAGAAGAATAAGTACTTCAATGTCCTATCAAGAGGAGTTGAGCGAGATGGTTGGAGGTTTGTCCTACTTGCCCGGTTCTCGCCGATGCCATCTTACATTATAAATTACGCCCTtgctgctacaaaagttcggtTTGTTGTGGATTTTCTGCTGCCAACGGTTATTGGATGCATGCCGATGATTTTACAAAACACATCCATTGGCAGCCTGGCTGGTGCTGCTGTTTCTTCGGCATCTGGCTCTCAGAAATCACAAATTTGGTCTTACCTTTTTCCTCTACTAGGAATTGTGTCAAGCATTCTTATTTCCTTGAGAATTAAGAAGTACTCTACTGAAAATTTAGTGGCTAAATCATCTCCAAGTCACGACTCTAGTAACATAGTTAGCTCTAATGACAAGGACCTGAAAAAGGGTCAGTAA